The sequence CGCAAAATGAGCGAAATCGGGATGAATACCGAAGGCGTGGACTATGCGGTTGCTTTCCCGGGTCTGAATGCGCTGCAGTTCACCAATACGCCGAACACCGGAACGGTCTTCTTTGGCCTGAAGCCGTTCGACCAGCGTAAACACAGTGCTGCGGAAATTAACGCTGAAATCAACGCGAAAATTGCGCAAATCCAGCAGGGCTTTGGCTTCTCCATTCTGCCGCCGCCGATTTTGGGGCTGGGGCAGGGGTCGGGTTATTCCCTGTACATTCAGGATCGTGCCGGTCTTGGCTATGGCGCATTGCAGAACGCGGTGAATACCATGTCCGGTGCGATTATGCAGACGCCGGGGATGCATTTCCCGATCTCGACCTACCAGGCCAACGTTCCACAGCTGGACGTGCAGGTTGACCGTGACAAGGCGAAAGCGCAGGGCGTGTCGCTGACCGATCTGTTCGGTACGCTGCAAACCTATCTGGGCTCGTCTTATGTGAATGACTTCAACCAGTTCGGGCGTACCTGGCGTGTAATGGCGCAGGCCGACGGACCGTACCGCGAGAGCGTGGAGGATATTGCGAACTTACGTACCCGTAATAACCAGGGTGAAATGGTGCCGATTGGCAGTATGGTTAAGATCAGCACTACCTACGGGCCGGATCCGGTGATCCGCTACAATGGCTACCCGGCGGCTGACCTGATTGGCGATGCCGACCCGCGCGTACTCTCCTCCGCCCAGGCGATGACGCAGCTGGAAGGTATGTCTAAGCAGATATTGCCGAACGGAATGAATATTGAATGGACGGATCTGAGCTTCCAGCAGGCGACACAAGGTAATACGGCGCTGATCGTCTTCCCGGTCGCGGTGCTGCTGGCCTTCCTGGTGCTGGCGGCACTGTATGAAAGCTGGACGCTGCCGCTGGCGGTGATCCTTATCGTGCCGATGACAATGTTGTCCGCGCTGTTTGGCGTCTGGCTGACCGGTGGTGATAACAATGTGTTCGTGCAGGTAGGGCTGGTGGTACTGATGGGGCTGGCGTGTAAAAACGCGATTCTTATCGTGGAGTTTGCCCGCGAGCTGGAAATTCAGGGCAAAGGTATCATGGAAGCCGCGCTGGAGGCCTGCCGCCTGCGTTTACGCCCGATTGTGATGACCTCCATTGCCTTCATCGCCGGAACCATTCCGCTGATCCTTGGCCACGGCGCGGGCGCAGAAGTGCGCGGTGTCACCGGGATTACGGTCTTCTCCGGGATGCTGGGCGTCACGTTGTTTGGTCTGTTCCTGACGCCGGTGTTTTACGTGACGCTGCGTAAATTCGTTACGCGCGGTAAAGAGGAAAGGGACGTTCTGCCTGCATAGGGATGTTGCAGAAAACAAAAAAGCGCCTTCACAGTAAGGCGCTTTTTTTTCACATCAGATCAATCGTTAAAACGTTTCTTTATACTGGGCCATAAGCTCAGGTACCGGATCGCAGCCGCTGCTATCGGCTTTTTTGACCTCTTCCAGCGCGCTTGCCACGGTGTGTCGGGCTAATACCGCCAGCGAAGCCTGCTCAGCTTCTTCGGATACCGATTTAAAGTACCAGCAGGCGTTAGCGCTGACCACACAGCGAGCCGGTACGTCAGGACGCGACGCCCACAGCTTTTTATCTTCAGTGACCGAAAGGTAGATGTCACGCAGGGTGATCTCTTCCGGTGGGCGCCCAAGATGAATGGAGCCGTTACGGCCAAGCGTGGAGACGATAATCCCGTCACGCGTAAGGGGAACCATCAATTTGCGGATAAAGCTCGGGTTGGCTTCCAGGCCGTAGGCCAGAACGCCACTCGTCGAACGTTTACCTAATTGCTCCGCCATCGCTACGCTGAGGACCATCTGCAAAGCTGTCGGGAAGCGGTAATCTAACATTTCTCTGTCCTGGGTCGCGGTGAATCTTGTTCTTTTTGGCACCGCAGAGGTGAATAAGCAATAAACAACAATATAACAAATAGGGTAATTTTTTTGAAGCAATCTGCGGCATTTGCGATCAAACACCCTGTTCTGGTTTAGCTAAACGTGCGGTTCGGGAAGGCAACCGTCACCTGGAGGCCACCTTCTGCGGACGCACTCAGGGCTGTACTTCACGGCATTTTCAATGAGATTGTCTATCAGCGATATCAAACTTTGCCTGACGCCGCTAATCCGGATGTTCTTCTCGGCGAAGAATTCCAGTTCAATTCTGCGCGCTGAGGCTAACGGTTCCAGCTCGGCCATTCGCTCCGGTATGAGCGACGTTAGCGGCACGGACTCCGTCGCGGCGTCAATGCGCGCCTCACTATGCTGCGGTACGGCTTTTAAGGGGGAGAGATCGTCAGGTGTGCGTAAAATGCGGAGCGCTGGCGCTGACCGGCAGTTGGGGCTCCAGCAAGTATATGCAAACGTATTACGGCGTGAGCGATGCCCAGTCGGCGGCATCGGGGTTTGCCCGACATGACGCCGGCGCAGGGATTTACGCCTGGTCGATGGATCTTGACTGGAACCACAAGCTCACCGCCCGCTGGAGCGTGCTTGCCGCAGCGGGCGTAACGCAGTTGACGGGAGAGGCAGGCGATAACCCGATTGTGTAACGAAAAACGTCGCCCACGGGGAGTTTGAAAGTGACGTATCTTATCTCATTAATACCTGAAACAGCTGAACAAAGATATATATTGTCGCTGCCACTTGTATCGTCCGGAACCCCCATCTGAAATAGCGCCATTCATGGCGTTCTCTGGCATCAGCTGCTTCAATAGCGGGGTCAGAACATTTTCTTTTCCTGGCCCTGAATGCACTGATTATCCACAAGATGAGAAGAAAGATGACGATGGTTTTCTCAAGGATTGGATTACCCACAAAATGTGACTCCGTCCTGCCCGCGGTTACAAGCAGGATGGATGAACTACCTTCACATAGCAACCACTAAATGTAGGGGTAATATTCGTTTTCGCTCTGGTGGATTTGCAGTGATTCCGTCACGAGATGTTTTACTCGTAAAATTCGACTTATATTTTGCCAAGCAAAATATTCAACATCCGGCGCAACGGTTCTGCCGCCCCCCATAATAGCTGATCGCCCACCGTCAGAACCGAGTAAATAGGGTCATTATTCAGGGACATTTTTTTGTAACGGCCAACGCCAACCTGCAGCGAACCGCTGATGTAAGCTGGGGTCAATCGACTGACACTTTCATCCTTGTTATTGGGTACGTAGTTAACCCAGGGGTGGGAATGCGTTACTAAGCTTGCGAATTCTTTTTCGCTGACTTCACGCTTGAGCTTCAGGGTGATGGCAGCACTATGGCACCGGATCACGCCGACACGAATACACAAACCGTTTACCGGGATTGTACCTGGAGAAAGCCCAAGAATCTTGTTCGTTTCTGCCTCACCTTTCCACTCTTCGCGGCTATTCCCATCGCCTAAATCGCTATCAATCCATGGAATGATGCTGCCCATAAGAGGTATGCCGAAATTCTGGATGGGCATGTCAGCACTGTTAATAAGCTCACTGACTTTATTGACTAAAGGAAGCACCGATCCTGATGACATGAGTTCATCTGAGGATAAATGCTGGCTGATATATGCGCTTTGAGCGATTAATTCTCTAACATATTTAGCCCCTGCACCTGATGCAGACTGATACGTCATTACGCTCATCCATTCGATTAAGTCAGCCTTTATCAGTCCAGCAAGCCCCATAAGACTCAGGGTGATGGAGCAGTTGCCACCAACAAAAAGTTTAATTCCTTCTTTGATTGCACGATCAATATTAGAACGATTGACGGGGTCGAGAATAATACAGGCTTTCTCATCCATCCGTAACGCTGAGGCCGCATCAATCCAGTAGCCTTTCCAGCCATGATCAATCAAATCAGGATATATTGCTTTAGTATAATCACCGCCCTGACAGGTTATAATGATATCCATTTCGGACAGGGCATTGATTGAATTAGCATCTTTTAGCATATAGCCGACGCCACCAATGACAGGACCGGCGGCACCTGCACTTGAAGTACTGTAAAAATGCACAGAAATACCGTCGAAGTCGTTCTCTTCGACCATTCGCTGTAACAAAACAGAACCTACCATTCCTCGCCAACCGACGATGCCAACCTGCTTCATTTGCTTAACCTTTGTGATGTTATGATATTGTTAACTTGTGTTCGGGGGACGTTATATCGCATCTAAAGTTGAAGGTCATTACGTATGGCATCAGATTTAATCATTATTAAAATGTTTCATACGGCATCAGTGATTTTTATAGCTAAACCAGACAAAAAATTCGCAATCACCTGGTATTAAATAAATAATCATGGGCTGGCGCGTCATACATAAGTAATGAACGTTAAGCATTTAGAGCAATTGCGGACATACAGCCACACATATTACGTCGCTTTCATTAAGGGCTAAGAAGGGCTCTGAATGGTTAAGGTTGAGGAAATAAAAATGAGGAATTCGCCTGCCTGGATGAAGAGGTTTATCTGTTATCTTTTTTTAAAAAATCCGCTTCCGGCACAAGCAAGACCGCAAGCGGACAATCTCAACATCTCATCACATCCCTTAGCGATACAGCGTCTTTTCCGCAACAGGGATAACCAGCGCGGATCGCCAGTCCGCCAGCGTCAGCTGCGCAAGCCTGCCCAGCGCGGTGTAAAACGGATGACCCGCATTGTCGACAAATACCGACAGGAAGCGGGTACTCCAGGGCAGCAGGTGCCACGCCAGGAGCTGGTCGCACTCCGAATCGCGGCCATTCTCAATCAGCCACGCCGCCAGCAGCAGCAGGGTACCGAAATGATCTTCCGGTTCGTTCTGCTGCATCTCAAAAGCGATGCCGTTTTCACGCATCCACTGGCGCAGCGCAAGGGTTGAGTCACCAAACAGCACGGATTCGCGATCCAGCCATACGGAACCCCACGGCGGCGCGGGCAGGGCATAAGGGCCAATAAACAACCGTTGCCAGGCGTCCGTCAGCGGCTCATCGGAAGACGTGGCAAAGGTATCGGCAACGGGCTGCAGCGTTTCCGGAGACAGGGGCCAGTCCTGAACCCATTCGCCAGCGATAAGAGCCTGTACCAGGGGCGCAGTCTGCTCGCTGTCAGGAGCGAAATAAAACAGCGCGCCCAGCACCCGGGCGCTGAACGCGAACGATTCACGCTGTAAGACGTCTTTCATTAAACCTTCCTTGCTTGCGCGGGGCACGCCCGCGCGACTGTGTTAATCAGTAATACACACCATAGAATAAACCACGGCCATCCGTTTCACCCCTTATACCTTCTCAATCTGTACCAGGTTGGTGTGCTGCGGGTTGCCCTTGGCCAGCGGAGACGGGCGATGGGTCGTCAGTGTGTTGATGCAGGAGCCGTGGTCGATACGATCGCCATCCATATTGGCGTCATGCCAGGCGCCCTGGCCCATGGCACTCACGCCGGGCATGATGCGAGGCGTGACTTTCGCTTCAATTCTCACCTCACCGCGATCGTTAAACACGCGCACCGTATCGCCGTTCTTAATGCCGCGTTTTTCGGCATCGAGAGGATTAAGCCAGACCTCCTGGCGGCAGGCCGCTTTCAGCACGTCAACGTTACCGTAGCTAGAGTGGGTACGGGCTTTGAAATGGAAGCCAAACAGCTGCAGAGGATACTGCGCGCGCGCGGGGGCATCCCAACCGTCAAATGTTGAGGCATAGACGGGAAGAGGGCTGATGGTTTCGTCTTTTGCCAGTTCCCAGGTCGCTGCAATTTCAGCCAGCTTACTCGAGTAAATTTCAATCTTACCCGATGGCGTTTTCAGCGGATTGGCTTCCGGGTTTTCGCGGAACTTTTTATACGCCACAAAGTGTCCGTTCGGATCTTTGCGCTTATAAATGCCCATTTTCTTCAGCTCATCATAGGACGGCAGTTGAGGGTCTTTTTCGAGCATTTTGGCATACAGATACTGCAGCCATTGCGCTTGCGTCCGTCCTTCGGTGAATTTCTGATGGATATCCGGCCCAGGACGTTTCGCCACTTCACTCATGATCCAGTAGATGGGCTTGCGTTCAAACTTCGGTGCGGTGACGGGCTGGAGAAAAATCAGGTAACCCATGTTCCCGGCGTAATCGTTAGGAATAATATCTTCCTGCTCGACGGTCATTAAATCCGGCAACACGATATCGGCATACTTCGCTGACGACGTCATGAAATTATCGATGACGACAATCATTTCGCACTTGCTCTCATCCTGCAGGATATCGTGGGTTTTATTGATATCGGAGTGCTGGTTGATGATGGTATTACCCGCGTAGTTCCAGATGAACTTAATCGGCACATCCAGCTTATCTTTACCGCGCACCCCGTCGCGCAGGGCAGTCATTTCCGGTCCGCGGGCGATGGCGTCCGTCCAGCTAAAGCAGGAGATCTGCGTTTTGACCGGGTTTTCCGGCAGCGGCATCCGTTCGATGGTGATGGTGTACGTCGACTCACGCGCGCCGCTGTTACCGCCGTTGATCCCTACGTTGCCGGTCAGGATCGGCAGCATCGCGATGGCGCGGGACGTCAATTCGCCGTTCGCCTGACGCTGTGGACCCCAGCCCTGGCAGATATAGGCTGGCTTCGCAGAACCGATTTCCCGGGCAAGCTTAACGATGCGATTGGCCGGTATGCCCGTAATGCGCGAGGCCCACTCCGGGGTTTTCGCCGTTCCGTCATCGCCCTGGCCGAGAATATACGCTTTGTAGTGCGCGTTAGCCGGCGCGCCTTCCGGCAGCGTTTTTTCGTCGTAGCCGACGCAGTACTTGTCGAGGAAAGACTGGTCGACCAGATTTTCGTTAATCATTACCCATGCCAGACCGGCCACCAGCGCGGCATCGGTCCCTGGACGAATCGGGATCCATTCATCTTCACGTCCGGCTGCCGTGTCGGTATAGCGCGGATCGATGACAATCATACGCGCGTTGGACCGCTCGCGAGCCTGCTCAAGATAATAGGTAATCCCGCCCCCGCTCATGCGCGTTTCCGCCGGGTTGTTGCCGAACATCACCACCAGTTTGGTGTTTTCGATATCCGAGGTGCTGTTACCGTCATTGCTGCCGTAGGTGTAAGGCATTGCGCAGGCGATTTGCGCCGTGCTGTAGGTGCCGTAGTGGCTCAGGAAACCGCCGTAGCAGTTCATCAGGCGCGCCACCAGCGACGCGTAAGGGGAGGAGCGGGTGATATTGCCGCCGACAATCCCGGAGGAGTAGTTGATGTACACCGCTTCATTGCCATATCTGGCGACCACGTCTTTCAGGCTGGCGGTGATGGTGTTGAGCGCTTCATCCCAGCTGATACGCTCGAACTTGCCTTCACCGCGTTTGCCCACGCGCTTCATCGGGTAGTTCAGACGGTCAGGGTGGTTGATGCGACGGCGAATAGAACGTCCGCGCAGGCAGGCGCGAACCTGGTGATTGCCGTAGATATCCTCGCCGGTGTTATCCGTTTCGACCCAGTACACCTCATCGTCGCGGACGTGCAGACGCAATGCGCAGCGGCTGCCACAGTTAACCGAGCAGGCGCCCCAGACGACTTTATCGTCAGCAGGTTTCGTGGCGCTTTGCACTGCGGCGGCAACGCGTTTCACGCCAAAAGGCAATGAGACGCTACCGGCGGCGAACGCCAGCGATCCTATCGCCGTAGATTTCACGAGTGTTCGACGGCTAATCCCGCCGTGATGTTCGATATCGGACATGGCTCACCCCACCAATGTAATTGCGTATTATTTTTCCCGAAATGATAACCGGGCTAATGGTGGGGTGAGTGTTACTGATTTAGGGGTAGTAAATATTAATCCTTATCAAATCAAAGGGGATTGAGGGTAAATTACTGCGGTTCAGTTGGCGCATTATCCTGACTGGCGGACGCCGCTCCGCTCCATGTGCGGGTGTACAGAATTTTAAAGGTGTCGTTGGCACAATGGCCTACCACCTGTGCGTCCGGCTGATCGGCCTGATCGTTCGGCACAATGTTCAGCGTGAATCCTGACTCCGGCACGCCGTTGTTGATGATCTTCTGCTGAATATCGCTTTTCACGCGTTCGCAGGAATCGGGTGCCGCCAGGGCGGCCGTTGAAGCACTCATTAACAGCAGGGCGGTAATCCAGGGTAACCGTTTCATCTGTCGCTCCTTTTCTCTGTGTGTAGACATTAATTTTAGCAGGCTTCGTGTAAACAACTGTATTTGCTAATATGATTGGGAATAATCTCTCTGTACGGTAATCAATGTGAAGAAATATGCAGCGCTAACGCTCCTGGCAGCCACTCTCGTGGGGTGTGACAACAACTCCGCACCACTGTCGTTTACGCCGGAGATGGCGAGTTTCTCGAACGAATTTGATTTTGACCCCCTGCGCGGCCCGGTTAAAGACTTTACCCAGACGCTGTTCAACGAGAAGGGCGAAGTGTCTAAACGGGTGACGGGCACCGTGTCGACAGAAGGGTGTTTCGATACGCTGGAACTGCACGACCTGGAGGCCAACACCGGCGTGGCGCTGGTGCTGGATGCGAATTACTACGTTGATGCCGAAACCCAGCAGCGCAAAGTGAAGCTGCAGGGGAAATGCCAGCTGGCCGAACTGCCGTCAGCCGGGGTGACGTGGGATACCGACGATAACGGTTTCGTGGTGGCGGCGCACGGCAAAGAGATGGAAGTGAAGTACCGCTACGATGCCGATGGTTACCCGTTGGGCAAAACTACCGTCTCCGGGGATCAGCATCTGTCTGTCCAGTCGACACCGTCTAAAGACGTACGCAAAAGGATGGATTACTCGGCAGTGAGTTTGTTAAACGACAAGCCGCTGGGTAACGTGAAGCAGAGCTGCGACTACGATCGACACAACAATCCGGTGAGCTGCGATCTGATCATCACCGATGACAGCGTCAAGCCCGCCGTTGAGCGCAAGTACACCATCAAAAACACGATTGAATACTACTGAGCAATGTATTGATATTATTGCACAATGTAGGCCGGGTAAGCGCAGCGCCACCCGGCAAGAAAGACGGCGCAATTGTTGATGACAGGGGGTATCATCAAACTCACTGCGCGGTTGGTTTCAGCAGGCTGGCGCCTGAGGGTTTATGCCCGGCCAGGTGCTGATGCTGGAAGATGCACATGCGGATGGTATTGCGGTATTCACCGTTGATAAAGAACTCGTGAATCAGCTCGCCTTCCACCATAAAGCCCAGCTTGCGGTAGATATGGATCGCTTTCTCGTTCTCTTTGTCCACAATCAGGTACAGCTTGTAGAGATTCAGAACGTTGAATCCGTAATCCATCGCCAGCTTCGCCGCGCGTGAGGCCAGGCCTTTCCCCTGGTGCTCAGGCGAAATGATGATCTGGAACTCTGCCCGACGGTGAACGTGGTTGATTTCAACCAGCTCCACCAGCCCGGCTTTTTCGCCGCCACACTCCACCACAAAACGACGTTCGCTCTGATCGTGAATGTGTTTGTCGTACAGATCCGACAGCTCGACAAAGGCCTCGTAAGGCTCTTCGAACCAGTAGCGCATCACGCTGGCGTTGTTGTCGAGCTGATGGACAAAGCGCAGGTCTTCACGCTCCAGCGGACGGAGCTTAACGTCACACGAAGCCGACATTATGGGGCTACCGTACGGCCAGTGCGGCGGTCCAGGCAGCGCAGGGTGTTAGGCTCCCAGTAGGCATTGACGTTTGCACTTTGCTGACACTTATCGCGTGCGTCAAAAGCGACATCTTCTTTATCCCACTCTTTTTCAGCACGTTTGTTGACCTTCTGACGAAGGCTACGGGTGTCATTCCATTGTTCTTTGTCCATGGCGGCGTTCTGGCGGCTTTGCGCGCTGTCACCAGACTCAATAATGAGTTTGCTGGTTTCGGCTGTCGCAGAGGCGGCAAAAGCGAACGATGACAGCGCCAGCAGGGCTGTCAGACAAAGGCGTTTGCTTAATGTTGTCATAGCGTTTCCTTTTAAATGGGTGCAGATAATCAAGTAACCCCTTACAGATTCTACACCAAAGAGAAAAGACGGCATACCCGCAGCGCAGGTATGGAAAGTTAACGCCATCATCGGGTCTGATGTTTAAATAAATCCTCACCTGAAGTGAAAAAGGTACAAAAAAGGGTTTATAAGGGCGGTGTAAGGTGTCCGGTTTTGTGATCGCCAGCTGATTTTATGATCATTATACTTGTATGGTAGTATTGCAATTAAGTAAATTTC comes from Enterobacter kobei and encodes:
- a CDS encoding RrF2 family transcriptional regulator; the encoded protein is MLDYRFPTALQMVLSVAMAEQLGKRSTSGVLAYGLEANPSFIRKLMVPLTRDGIIVSTLGRNGSIHLGRPPEEITLRDIYLSVTEDKKLWASRPDVPARCVVSANACWYFKSVSEEAEQASLAVLARHTVASALEEVKKADSSGCDPVPELMAQYKETF
- the asd gene encoding aspartate-semialdehyde dehydrogenase; translated protein: MKQVGIVGWRGMVGSVLLQRMVEENDFDGISVHFYSTSSAGAAGPVIGGVGYMLKDANSINALSEMDIIITCQGGDYTKAIYPDLIDHGWKGYWIDAASALRMDEKACIILDPVNRSNIDRAIKEGIKLFVGGNCSITLSLMGLAGLIKADLIEWMSVMTYQSASGAGAKYVRELIAQSAYISQHLSSDELMSSGSVLPLVNKVSELINSADMPIQNFGIPLMGSIIPWIDSDLGDGNSREEWKGEAETNKILGLSPGTIPVNGLCIRVGVIRCHSAAITLKLKREVSEKEFASLVTHSHPWVNYVPNNKDESVSRLTPAYISGSLQVGVGRYKKMSLNNDPIYSVLTVGDQLLWGAAEPLRRMLNILLGKI
- the dmsD gene encoding Tat proofreading chaperone DmsD; the encoded protein is MKDVLQRESFAFSARVLGALFYFAPDSEQTAPLVQALIAGEWVQDWPLSPETLQPVADTFATSSDEPLTDAWQRLFIGPYALPAPPWGSVWLDRESVLFGDSTLALRQWMRENGIAFEMQQNEPEDHFGTLLLLAAWLIENGRDSECDQLLAWHLLPWSTRFLSVFVDNAGHPFYTALGRLAQLTLADWRSALVIPVAEKTLYR
- the ynfE gene encoding selenate/tellurate reductase subunit YnfE produces the protein MSDIEHHGGISRRTLVKSTAIGSLAFAAGSVSLPFGVKRVAAAVQSATKPADDKVVWGACSVNCGSRCALRLHVRDDEVYWVETDNTGEDIYGNHQVRACLRGRSIRRRINHPDRLNYPMKRVGKRGEGKFERISWDEALNTITASLKDVVARYGNEAVYINYSSGIVGGNITRSSPYASLVARLMNCYGGFLSHYGTYSTAQIACAMPYTYGSNDGNSTSDIENTKLVVMFGNNPAETRMSGGGITYYLEQARERSNARMIVIDPRYTDTAAGREDEWIPIRPGTDAALVAGLAWVMINENLVDQSFLDKYCVGYDEKTLPEGAPANAHYKAYILGQGDDGTAKTPEWASRITGIPANRIVKLAREIGSAKPAYICQGWGPQRQANGELTSRAIAMLPILTGNVGINGGNSGARESTYTITIERMPLPENPVKTQISCFSWTDAIARGPEMTALRDGVRGKDKLDVPIKFIWNYAGNTIINQHSDINKTHDILQDESKCEMIVVIDNFMTSSAKYADIVLPDLMTVEQEDIIPNDYAGNMGYLIFLQPVTAPKFERKPIYWIMSEVAKRPGPDIHQKFTEGRTQAQWLQYLYAKMLEKDPQLPSYDELKKMGIYKRKDPNGHFVAYKKFRENPEANPLKTPSGKIEIYSSKLAEIAATWELAKDETISPLPVYASTFDGWDAPARAQYPLQLFGFHFKARTHSSYGNVDVLKAACRQEVWLNPLDAEKRGIKNGDTVRVFNDRGEVRIEAKVTPRIMPGVSAMGQGAWHDANMDGDRIDHGSCINTLTTHRPSPLAKGNPQHTNLVQIEKV
- a CDS encoding DUF1161 domain-containing protein, with the translated sequence MKRLPWITALLLMSASTAALAAPDSCERVKSDIQQKIINNGVPESGFTLNIVPNDQADQPDAQVVGHCANDTFKILYTRTWSGAASASQDNAPTEPQ
- a CDS encoding YnfC family lipoprotein, with amino-acid sequence MKKYAALTLLAATLVGCDNNSAPLSFTPEMASFSNEFDFDPLRGPVKDFTQTLFNEKGEVSKRVTGTVSTEGCFDTLELHDLEANTGVALVLDANYYVDAETQQRKVKLQGKCQLAELPSAGVTWDTDDNGFVVAAHGKEMEVKYRYDADGYPLGKTTVSGDQHLSVQSTPSKDVRKRMDYSAVSLLNDKPLGNVKQSCDYDRHNNPVSCDLIITDDSVKPAVERKYTIKNTIEYY
- the speG gene encoding spermidine N1-acetyltransferase, with the translated sequence MSASCDVKLRPLEREDLRFVHQLDNNASVMRYWFEEPYEAFVELSDLYDKHIHDQSERRFVVECGGEKAGLVELVEINHVHRRAEFQIIISPEHQGKGLASRAAKLAMDYGFNVLNLYKLYLIVDKENEKAIHIYRKLGFMVEGELIHEFFINGEYRNTIRMCIFQHQHLAGHKPSGASLLKPTAQ
- a CDS encoding DUF1283 family protein, which encodes MTTLSKRLCLTALLALSSFAFAASATAETSKLIIESGDSAQSRQNAAMDKEQWNDTRSLRQKVNKRAEKEWDKEDVAFDARDKCQQSANVNAYWEPNTLRCLDRRTGRTVAP